The DNA window tgagaaaaatgtTGGGGTGTTGCGAGAATCGAACTCACGACCTCTCGCACCCGAAGCGAGAATCATACCACTAGACCAAACACCCGGTGATGGTATCGGTTCCGAACACAATCTACTTAGACATTTCATGATAAAACTCAAACTTGATAACCTTCATCCGTTTGTGCTAAACTGCGGATTGAGATGATTTTACTTCCTTATAACATACGTGTACCCTATATGGCACGTTCTATTAATTTTCTGCCTTGGGGAACGTTTCTTTGTATCTCCAAGCCTAAGAATTGGACGATGCTGGTGTGTTAGTGATTGTGATCGATCGGCTTTGTTGACTAATGGTTTCGTCCAGAAAGTTTCGGGCCATTCAACCTCGGTTCCGCTTTCAAGTCACTCTTACGTTCTAATCGCGTCAACAGACGAGAAACTTTTCATCTCCGCTTGTTTAAAATTTGTTGTTAGTTGGTGTTATTTCCCCATTGCAGGTAGGTTCTTCTCCAAGTCTTTCACGTTCCGTTCCCAACACAGTTGTCTTGTTGTAATTTCGAATGTAATTTACACAGTTGGTTGCTGGCGTTAGAGGATTTGGTGGGGTTGGGTTCATGTTATGGTGATTGGTTTCTTGTCTTGGTTGCTGGAGTTTAGTTTTGTCCAAAATTTAGGCACTCATAATTTGATTTATTCCTTTGCCGTAGGTTTCTTTATACTTTGTTGCTGTTTGGAGTTGATCTTGAAGATGTTATTGGTGTCGCTGTTGATGGACGTGGTGTAGGCAAGTTTATGGTAGTTACGTTGGTATTTGTATGACGTTTTTGTTTGTTACGCCTCGTAATGTTAATCAGGCAGCGTGTCTTTTAATTAAGACGTAACTTTAGTTTTTGATACTTAGTTCGGGTTTGGATAGATTTGCTATTCTATGTACTATCTTATGATATTCAATAAAGCatcaaattcatataaaaaaacaatattcttGTTGCTCGCAAGAAGTTTATATATGAGTTGGTGTtgtaaatattatttattatgtgGCCATTCACTTATGGATCAATACGTAATTAGTCAGGACTTTTCTACGTAAATCATAAACCTATAATATAAACACTATAATGAGAACGAAAAGACACTCTGATTTTTCCTCCCAATCTCTCTCTCGTCTCTCCTTGTTCTCTCTTACTCTACACTTTATTTTTAATAGTTGGTTATTGATCTCGAGTCATGCGTCCGGCTCCTCCCTTATATCATctgtattaaaaaaaactaatatttcaAATGCTAAAGGAAAACATTATTCCAATGACATACAGAGTGGAAAACAAGAGCACATACTATGTATACTATGGTCGTGGGAGATCTTGACAAACCCAGGTCTCCGATAAGCCTCCTAGAACTAGAAGACTTGGGGTGAAAGCAAATCGACAACCACGCTTTGTCCCCACAAAAATTGGGCATCTTTTGACACGAACAAACACTTTTGTTCATATGTTCAACTATTTTAATTGTGTGATTTTTCTAACTTAAAGACTCCAAGAAAGTCAAAATTGAATACGAAAGTTTTGGAAGATTTTTGTTTGTCCACATAGATATATCCATCTTCTTATATCGCTCATCATatgattaagaaaaactaatttattcaATCATATGCAAGCATCAAGCATCTCTTCACGACTTCGAGAAATTCTTATGTCTGACGATTATACTTATTCAGGTCCAAATGATACGCAAACACATTGAAACACATTTTCTTATAAGTGAGTCAAATGATCCACATTATTGTACTGTCGGACGCGAGAATTTCTCTACTACTCAACACAGACATTTGTGGACacttgtttattaaattatttatgtattcctttcgttgaatttaaatttttcaaaAGGTGTCCTTGGTGAATGGAGTACATTTTTTAAGTACAAATGGGTGTCAATGTTTCATGGTCCAAATAAACAACTCAAAGTCTTCACGTATAACTCTTAGGCCTGGTCAATTCATTCTGTTCCAGATATGGCCGGTCCACCCAATGTCCCTATTTCATATCTCCTAGTGAGTGGAGTTACTCCATGACTTTTCGTGTCAACCATGCCTTTGCATTTCTTATAGGCAAATGCCGGCCAtgctttcttatttttttatttgcctaATATATAGACTTTCTTTATTCTTTGCTCCTCACACGTTGCAATCAAATTTAACTATTGTAGTAGTAAGTTAGAGCATCCCTTCTTGTCTTCATTATTTCAAATGTCAATGCCAAAGTTCGATAGCTTCTAGCAACATTCCCATTGACCActtgtttcaaagaaaaagtAACGTAGATGGTAGATTTCAACAGTTAAGAGAGTTCGGtgggtaaaaaataaaaataaaaagttcaaGTGGTACTGATGTGCATTCTTTGCAAGATGTGGTGGTTCTTGCGTAAAATCCTCTTATTTCAAGTGTCAATGCCAAGTTCAATAGCTTCTCGCAACACTCCCATCCACCACTTGTTTTTAGGAAGAAGTGTAGATTTTAGATTTGTATGGTAGAGAACTCATCTCTGTATTCATGATTGTAATTCGATTCTAGCGATTGAGAGCTATATAGGAATAGATGTTTCAGATAAGGTTTTTCTCGTACAAAACTTATCTATGCATTCATGATAAAAGTTCGACTCTAACGATTCAGGATTACCCCGGAATAGACAGATGTGAGAGAGTTTTTAGAGTTAGAGAAGTTATTTCGGTACTCATAACAAGAGTTCGACTCTAATCATTGGAAACTATCAACAGACAAATGAGAACAAGTACCTGCAGTAGATAACTTATCTTTGTATTCATGATAAGGGTTCAGATTCAACAATTGTGAACTATTTAGGTAGAGTGGTGTTATCcttacactcatttttacttcttacacattctttttaatttctgaccgttgaatcgaatgaattgaaaatgattaaatgacaaaaattaataagagcgtatataaagtaaaaatgagtgtatgAATAGAACTACGCTTTATGAATTGACAAGTTCTCTTGTTATTCAATGGAAAACTAAGAGACAAGAGTGTGTTTGTTTGGTTGGTGGATAGTTCTTAATTCCTTTTTGAGTTTGATTAGGGAGCCCTTAAACTATGATGGTTGGTTCTTGTATGGAAAGATAAAAACAAACCAACTATTTCCTTTTGACTTTCCAGCAAATGAATTGAGATTCCACTCCCCATAAAGTTAATCAAACCACTATGAATCTGGTAATGATAAAATGTGGTCGGTATTAtttaccaaaaaagaaaatttgtggTTGGCATGCATTTGGTTCAAACTGACAAATGATTCCTGATTTTAAAGTATACAGTAGTGCCAGTCCATCATTTttaatatgtttttgttttaaatttattattaaaaaagtGAGATTCCATAAACTTTTTGTCATCTCacaatttaacataaatttcAATGTCAATAATATAAAACattgtgtaaaaaatatgaAGCGACAAAAAATCCatgaaaaatctcattttgagaGATTAttcttaacatttctcttaTGGGAACTATAACATTTTACATTCCATCCTTTGTTTTCTCTTTACCAtacatcaaaataatttttgtttcatttatatAGAACCCTTTGGTTGACTCAAATTTCCAAatagtaaattgtagcaaatggtccctcaactttaatcaaattggagcaatagtctctcaactaaaaatccattaccattggtccctcaactcatcaaattttgtagCTATGGTtatttcgtcaacttcgttagaattttgtcaaaatgagttatgttggaagaaccattgctacaattaggttcactcaactcattaaaacgtgtagctatgatcattttcatcaatttcggcagaattttatcaaaatgagttatgttggagggaccattgctacaattgggttaaagttgaggaatcatttctctagttggattaaagttgtgggaccaatggtaatgaatttttagttgaggtaccatagctgcacgttttgatgagttgagagatcaatgataatgaatttttagttaaaagaccattactttaattaaattaaaattaaaataccaTTACTATAATTTACTCAATTTCCAAATGATACATCAACCATTGTGTACCGACAAATGTGGTGTTAAACCGTCTGACATGTATTGTCAAATGCCAAAGTGGGTCATTAGACGTTCCCACTGTTTTTGAATTAAGGAAATTCTATGAGACCGCACTAttcttccatttccaaattATACATCAACCATTGTGTACCAACAAATGTGGTGTTCAACCTTCTGTTTAtacttataatatatataatttcatcataaactacaaagtAGAATGATGAAGTATTTGAACATAATGAAGACATgaggaacaaacatataatttgtgttcatttaagtatacaAGTCCTTAATAAtttattgtaaaaaataaaatgtaaaatgaaagttatctattttttggtCTAAGTGAATCGCAACCTAGGCTGATCTCTAGACGGGTCTGGGCGGACTAGGCAGATGCCTAGGTGATCTAGGCGAGAGCCTCAGCAGGTTTAATcgtcttttcttaattttcaaacgtctaggcattaatcgggacgGTAGCCAACCACCTAACATCTAGGCAGGGCCTAGTCGGCGCTAGGCATAGATTTTTATAACAAtgcttatataaattataaattttaaattattctaCCATATGTAAAAGTGATTTAGACAAAAAACAAGCATATTACGGTCCCTAATTGAACTGTCATATCTGTCAGAACTTTATAATATCTTTGCTTGTGAGATTAATTGCTCTAAACAGTCACGTTTGGATCAAATAAGTGCTCTAAACTGTTAAGAAGTCAGAAACAAAGGAGACTCTTTCTGAGACATTCCCCCCACTCCCATAAATCTCATATAAAATCCTCTTTCCCAACCACCACCATTTCCTTATGTCCACTAACCAAAGTCATGTAGCCACTCCCTCCTCCTTAGCCTTCTCAACCTCCACCACCTCCAATCTCcacccacctctctctctctctctctctctctctctctctctaaacctcaaaaaaccaaaccaaaatgcTTGGAAAAAAGATGGTGAGTTTCAAAGAGCTAGCAAAGAAAGTGAAGGTTATGGGAGGAGCTGAGAGAGAGCCATCACACCATGAGTATCTGCTGAGGAATTCGGAGCAAGGAGGCTCTCCGTCAGCGAAAACCCCGACTGGATTTTTGGCCTTGTATGTAGGCGAGGAGCGCCAGAGGTTTCTGGTACCAACAAGCTCCCTTTCTCATCCACTCTTCAAGATGCTGCTGGAGAAAGCTTACAATGAGTACGGCTTTCAGCAGAGATATGGGCTTGTGGTGCCCTGCAGCGTCTCAGCTTTTGAGGAGGTTTTGAATGCTGTGGAATGCAGCAATGGCAAGTTTGATTTTGGTGAACTTGTTGAGGAGTTTATTTCATGAGTCaaaaatatttgttttctttttgtacAAGAAATACTGAGAGAGTGATGAATCAAAATTGAGACCTCAAGTTCTAGTAGCTTAGGGCGACCGGGCCAGGCCGAGTCAGAAAAGTTTTGATTGCACAAGGTGAATGCTCTTAACTAAACTAAATTACGAGCCATTAAAAGTAAAACGTTATGTTTcgatgctttttttttattagtgaaAGTGTTTAGCTTAGTGATTATGGGTTTATAATTTCAAGTATGTACTGGAACATGTTCATATTACATATTAAACATTGCTCACCTATTCAGAAGAGGTGAAGCTACTTtcggaatgaggatcctctctggatcctaTTTGTGAGGATTCCGGATTCCtcaaatcgtgtccgttcattgtatatcgtactgtcaattttcgtcatgtacttttcatgtttaattttaaataaaagtatttaaaatgatttataactGTAAGATGTACGATGAATAGACACGATTTGATGATCccggatcctcacaaagaagatcctCATTCCTACTTTTGGTCAATTTAGGTAATCTTCCAAAAGGATACATTATTATGTTCTTTAATCCCTCTTAGTACAATTAATTGCAATTCTCAGTTCAACTTCTGCAATTTGACCTTTGAGTTGTAGTCTTAGAGCGTCTCCAAAGGACAAGGCAATTTACGTGGCAAACCTAATTTTCCTTCCACATTAACATTTTATCTTCCAATGGATAAAGGCAAGCGTCTAAAGGCAATTTGCCTCAACGGGTTTGGCGGCAAGGCAACACATTGCCTTGTTGACAAGGTGAAGGCAAATAGGGACccatttttatattattatttagaacATGATTTATGTGTATGTCATGAAGTGATGTTGTCTGGGTGTTTGGTTTAGAAAAATGACTTTTTCACTCTCATTTCATTCTCCTGCAcgttttgcttgtttttgtccATTAAATTACCgttgatttatttaatcatgTGGCTAAAGCAAGAAGGAAAGTgttagaaaataaaaaggagTTGTGGAAATCATTTCGTTTTACTTCATTAGTTGCCTCATCACTTAGAGTGACACGGTAAAATTTGAGGCACCTGTATTTTGATGATCCATGTGAACTTTCTTCAGTAGTTACCTCATGAAAAATATGTCACTCTAAGCGATGAGGCAAATACTGAAAGCAAAAGTTCACATGGATCATCACAGCACATGTGACTCAAAATTTTACCTTGTCCCTTGGAGATGCTCCAAGATCACATAATAAGGTTGCAGATGCTGTGGAGCTAATTCTGCAGATTTTCTACCACATTGAATATAGAGACCAAATTTACGGTGCAGAAGGAAGTTGTATGACTTGCAAAAGGGAAATTTAGACATGATGAGCTCGTATGTTGCCCGGGATTGGATTGGAGTTGGATAACTCTCTAAATTAAATGTgtgttgaaggaagaaatgagcaaattttccaacttgGAAGTAGGAGATGGATTAATCATGAATGAAATTTATCCCATCCAATCGCTAGAAAATGGTAGGTTTAGAAGAGATAAGTTTCCTTTGTGTCTAATCCCTTGCATTTGactcggaaaaaaaaaaatcattcactTCTACTCCACACATACCTTGAATTATATGAGTTATCAATACAAAGCTTAATACAGCAACGTGTAACACGAGTACACCACCACTGTGGCAATAATATGACGCCGTGTGTAAAGGTTTTTACACATGGCATCGTATCATTGTCATAAGCCGTCACAGTTGCGGTGTACCTGTGCCATGGAATTCCTTCTTCAATCCTAGGCACCACATGAGATGGCCAAAGACTGGACTGTTTCTCATGATGCATCAGAGATTCTGAATAAAAGAGCAATTCATACAGTTGGGCATCTCTGtaggaaacaaattttgttgtcCATTTTATTGCAGACCATCATACTACACCAACAAGTACAAGTTTGAACAATCAACTTTCCAGGGAGAGGGAGAACCTGGTAATAAACTGTAAACCCGGTGAACTGACGGGTTGGCCTCTTATAGGGCCTTCTCGTCCTTCATCGGAAAGCTGTATAGCCCGGGCCAATGGGCACATGCCTCCATTGATTAAGCTCATAAAACAACCTAGCTCTCACTCTCAACATCCTTACAACCGTTCACAAGAATGCTCTTCATGCGGTCCATCAAGTCCTGCATTTGTTCCCTCGAATGCAATGGAGACGGATAAACACAAGCACAGTTCAAGCATCCATCACGTATGGTGTCGAAAATGGCTATGGAGGGGCCAACTCCATGGGCTGAAGCGCAGCCCTCATAGTCCTCAACCCCAAGCTCTTTGTTGATTTCACTAGACTCATCAATCACTGTGTCCTCAAACACTGAGATAAAGGCAGTTCTCATAGAAGACGATGGGGTTAAGCCAGGGTTTTCAATAGCCTTGCACATGAGGAAGTTGAGGTCTGCCATGTCTGTGAAATGCTTGTTAGAGTTCTTGGCACTGGCAAAGGACGTGTAGCATCTCTTTGCCAGATCCCACAATGTGTTGCCTTCTCCGTTGATGTCATGCGTGTTCATGATGGCGGAATGATAAAACCCTGAATCAATTAGTGATGCATGCCAATCTTATTTCACCAGCACTTTTATTATTGACAATTTGACATTGTATTCATATCAATGATCAATGACTTTTAAAAACTGAAATTTAATAGTCAAAAATTCGATTGAAGGTAAAAAGTAAGCAATGGCTTACCGAGATGATTGATAGAGAGGGGTGGATCAAGAATTGGCCGACAATCGAGTAGGGTTACAACACCATACTTCTCCCATTGATGATCGGGAAGCTGCTTAGAGGCACGGGCAGCAATCATTCCAGCAGCTGCCAAGGCTCCGCATAATTTTATATCTCTAGACTTACAACCCTGCAGTTCAAGTCACCAATAAAGCGGCCAATAAGTAATCTAACAACACCATCAGTCACAATTCTTGACATTTTCGAGTTATACCAAATCAACGAATTTGCGTTGACAATTACTTAGTTTATATAGAACCATAGATGTAGAAGTACAAAAGAGAGCTCTAGTCTTAAGTTTTTAATAATTCACAAGTATGTGTATAACCCGAAAATGtttcaaaaccaaataaaactcCCGGAAAATGTATGGTTTGCTTAATGCGAAGCTTGATTGTATGTTATGATTAAGTAAATGGCTTGATTGTATTGTCCTTCCTATTTACAGACTTGAGTCCATGACGAACCCAAGGATATGGAGAAAAACTTCCGTAACAGTTGTATGCCTAGGTCAGGTCACGTAAAACGGACACATAATTATACACAACTGGCTACAGTTAAAATTTTCGTCACAGAGATGacgcattatacgaaactaacaAGCAACAGAAAAACGAGTAGTCTACATAATTGAGAAGAAAACAACAACTCCACGCACATTCTTATGGAAAGAGGACAAATCATCAGGCCCATGACGCCCattcctactactccaagggcTTACACACGACAAAGGTTTGATGCGATAGGGGACCAAACGACTGGTCGTATAGCCCACAGGACCGCGCCCCATTTCCATTCTCAATGTCGAGCCATTGTTAATTTTGTTACCTCTTTTGTTTCTGCAACAGCACAAATGGGACCAACTacgatattttttttcatttgtaagtaaggtgttttaaattttactcTCATTGATAGCAAGTTCGATACTAAATTATTGTAGCTGATTTATTGTGAGATTTAGccgtaatttttcatttttattttattttattgttatattaaaaaaaagaaaaaaaatacacccTGTAATAAGTGGCCACGTATCAATAAACTGGGGATGGTTTAATTAGAGGGGAAGAATCCCCTCCGGATCTCTcccatcaaatttcaaaggttcGGATCTTTGAATCTCTAAAATTTGGAAAgagagatccggagaggatgtCTTTCCTTATCGAGTAGATGGATTATTAAATTGCCGTTAAAATTAGGTTCACGCGCCGTT is part of the Malus domestica chromosome 12, GDT2T_hap1 genome and encodes:
- the LOC103449471 gene encoding auxin-induced protein 15A-like, giving the protein MVSFKELAKKVKVMGGAEREPSHHEYLLRNSEQGGSPSAKTPTGFLALYVGEERQRFLVPTSSLSHPLFKMLLEKAYNEYGFQQRYGLVVPCSVSAFEEVLNAVECSNGKFDFGELVEEFIS